A genome region from Pseudomonas sp. N3-W includes the following:
- the eat gene encoding ethanolamine permease, whose protein sequence is MTSTTQLKPTLGTLHLWGIAVGLVISGEYFGWSYGWGTAGTLGFLVTALMVATMYTCFIFSFTELTTAIPHAGGPFAYSRRAFGEKGGLIAGIATLIEFVFAPPAIAMAIGAYLNVQYPDLDPKIAAVGAYFVFMTLNILGVSIAATFELVVTVLAVAELLVFMGVVAPGFSFSNFVLNGWSGSNEFTIASIPGIFAAIPFAIWFFLAIEGAAMAAEEAKDPKRTIPKAYVSGILTLVFLAIGVMILAGGVGDWRLLANINDPLPQAMKTVVGNNSNWMHMLVWIGLFGLVASFHGIILGYSRQFFALARAGYLPRSLAKLSRFQTPHRAILAGGVIGIAAIYSDGLVNLQGMTLTAAMITMSVFGAIVMYIISMLSLFKLRKTEPNLERTFRAPGYPIVPGIALFLAVVCLVAMAWFNTVIGLVFLGFMVAGFIYFQLTAKQRSDAPADAMLTGI, encoded by the coding sequence ATGACGTCTACGACACAGCTCAAACCCACACTCGGCACCCTGCACCTCTGGGGCATTGCCGTCGGCCTGGTGATTTCCGGCGAGTACTTCGGCTGGAGTTACGGCTGGGGCACCGCGGGCACACTGGGCTTTCTCGTCACCGCGTTGATGGTGGCGACGATGTACACCTGCTTCATCTTCAGCTTCACCGAACTGACCACCGCGATTCCCCATGCTGGCGGCCCGTTTGCGTACAGCCGCCGGGCCTTCGGCGAGAAAGGCGGACTGATCGCCGGCATCGCCACCCTGATCGAATTCGTCTTTGCGCCACCGGCGATTGCCATGGCCATCGGCGCCTACCTCAACGTGCAATACCCGGATCTGGACCCGAAGATCGCGGCGGTTGGCGCGTATTTCGTGTTCATGACCCTGAACATCCTCGGCGTCAGCATCGCGGCAACCTTTGAACTGGTGGTTACCGTGCTGGCAGTCGCCGAGCTGTTGGTATTCATGGGCGTAGTCGCGCCGGGCTTCAGCTTCAGCAACTTCGTGCTTAACGGCTGGTCGGGCTCCAACGAGTTCACCATCGCCTCGATTCCCGGCATCTTTGCGGCGATCCCCTTTGCGATCTGGTTCTTCCTTGCCATTGAAGGCGCGGCCATGGCGGCCGAAGAGGCCAAGGACCCGAAACGCACGATTCCCAAGGCCTATGTCAGCGGCATCCTGACCCTGGTGTTCCTGGCCATTGGCGTGATGATCCTGGCCGGCGGTGTCGGCGACTGGCGATTGCTGGCCAACATCAACGACCCGTTGCCGCAAGCGATGAAAACCGTGGTGGGCAACAACTCCAACTGGATGCACATGCTGGTCTGGATCGGCCTGTTCGGGTTGGTGGCGAGCTTCCACGGGATCATCCTCGGCTACTCACGGCAGTTCTTCGCCCTCGCTCGGGCCGGTTACCTGCCGCGTTCGCTGGCCAAACTGTCGCGCTTCCAGACGCCGCACCGGGCAATCCTGGCCGGTGGCGTGATCGGTATCGCGGCGATTTACAGCGACGGGCTGGTTAACCTGCAAGGCATGACGCTGACGGCGGCGATGATCACCATGTCGGTATTCGGCGCCATCGTGATGTACATCATCAGTATGCTGAGCCTGTTCAAACTGCGTAAAACCGAGCCGAACCTGGAACGCACCTTTCGCGCGCCGGGCTATCCGATCGTGCCGGGCATCGCGCTGTTTCTGGCGGTGGTGTGCCTGGTGGCGATGGCGTGGTTCAACACCGTGATCGGCCTGGTGTTCCTGGGTTTCATGGTAGCTGGCTTCATCTACTTCCAACTGACCGCCAAGCAACGCTCCGATGCACCGGCGGACGCTATGCTCACAGGTATCTAG
- a CDS encoding ethanolamine ammonia-lyase subunit EutB, giving the protein MAAFAHTVGAQNYRFESLKDVMAKASPARSGDFLAGVAALNDGERVAAQMALANIPLSHFLQEVLIPYESDEVTRLIIDTHDKHAFAVVSHLTVGGFRDWLLSDAADEQSLRALAPGLTPEMVAAVSKIMRVQDLVLVAQKIRVVTKFRGTLGLRGRLSTRLQPNHPTDEPAGIAASILDGLLYGNGDAMIGINPATDSIASICAMLEMLDAIIQRYDIPTQACVLTHVTTSIEAVNRGVPLDLVFQSIAGTEAANASFGINLNVLQEGYDAGLSLNRGTLGQNLMYFETGQGSALSANAHHGVDQQTCETRAYAVARHFKPFLVNTVVGFIGPEYLYNGKQIIRAGLEDHFCGKLLGVPMGCDICYTNHAEADQDDMDTLLTLLGVAGINFIMGIPGSDDIMLNYQTTSFHDALYARQTLGLKPAPEFEQWLAKMGIFTQADGKIHFGNSLPPAFRHALAQLG; this is encoded by the coding sequence ATGGCCGCATTCGCCCATACCGTCGGCGCCCAGAATTACCGTTTCGAGAGCCTCAAGGACGTCATGGCCAAGGCCAGCCCGGCGCGCTCAGGGGATTTTCTGGCGGGCGTCGCCGCCCTCAACGACGGCGAACGCGTGGCCGCGCAGATGGCCCTCGCCAACATCCCGCTGAGCCATTTCCTGCAGGAAGTGTTGATCCCCTACGAGAGCGATGAAGTCACCCGCCTGATCATCGACACCCACGACAAACACGCCTTCGCCGTGGTCAGCCATCTCACCGTCGGTGGCTTTCGCGACTGGCTGCTCAGCGATGCTGCCGACGAACAGAGCCTGCGCGCCCTCGCCCCCGGCCTGACCCCGGAAATGGTCGCCGCCGTGTCGAAGATCATGCGCGTGCAGGACCTGGTGCTGGTGGCGCAGAAAATCCGCGTCGTCACAAAATTTCGCGGCACGTTGGGCCTGCGCGGCCGGCTATCGACTCGCCTGCAACCCAACCACCCCACCGACGAACCGGCCGGCATCGCCGCGAGCATTCTCGACGGGCTGCTGTACGGCAATGGCGACGCAATGATCGGCATCAACCCGGCCACCGACAGCATTGCCTCGATCTGCGCCATGCTGGAGATGCTCGACGCGATCATCCAGCGCTACGACATCCCGACCCAGGCCTGCGTGCTGACTCACGTCACCACCTCCATCGAGGCCGTCAATCGCGGCGTGCCGCTGGACCTGGTGTTCCAGTCAATTGCCGGCACCGAAGCAGCCAACGCCAGTTTCGGAATCAACCTGAATGTGTTGCAGGAGGGCTATGACGCCGGATTGAGCCTGAACCGCGGCACCCTTGGCCAGAACCTGATGTATTTCGAAACCGGTCAGGGCAGCGCCCTGTCGGCCAACGCCCACCACGGTGTCGATCAACAGACTTGCGAAACCCGGGCCTATGCTGTGGCACGGCATTTTAAGCCGTTTCTGGTGAACACCGTGGTCGGCTTCATCGGCCCGGAATATCTCTACAACGGCAAACAGATCATCCGCGCCGGCCTTGAAGACCACTTCTGCGGCAAGTTGCTGGGCGTACCGATGGGCTGCGACATCTGCTACACCAATCACGCCGAAGCCGACCAGGACGACATGGACACCCTGCTGACCCTGCTGGGCGTGGCCGGGATCAACTTCATCATGGGCATTCCCGGCTCCGACGACATCATGCTCAACTACCAGACCACCTCGTTCCACGACGCCCTCTACGCCCGGCAGACACTGGGTTTGAAACCGGCGCCGGAGTTTGAGCAGTGGCTGGCAAAAATGGGCATCTTCACCCAGGCAGACGGCAAAATTCACTTCGGCAACAGCCTGCCACCGGCCTTCCGCCACGCCCTGGCGCAACTGGGATGA
- the eutC gene encoding ethanolamine ammonia-lyase subunit EutC, with product MSVEMDKPPVDPENPWLQLRRLTPARIALGRTGTSLPTSAQLDFQYAHAQARDAVHLPFDHAGLSAQLAERGRDSLLLHSAATDRNSYLQRPDLGRKLSDASAQTLRDHAQAHPGGVDLAIVVADGLSALAVHRHTLPFLTRMEEQIATEGWSVSPVVLVEQGRVAVADEIGELLGAKMVVILIGERPGLSSPDSLGLYFTYNPKVGLTDAYRNCISNVRLEGLSYGMAAHRLLYLMREACRRQLSGVNLKDEAQIQTLESEAGTDMKGNFLLGPPDA from the coding sequence ATGAGTGTTGAAATGGATAAACCACCCGTTGACCCGGAAAACCCATGGCTGCAACTGCGCCGCCTGACCCCGGCGCGCATTGCCCTGGGCCGCACCGGCACCAGCCTGCCGACCAGCGCGCAGCTGGATTTCCAGTACGCCCATGCCCAGGCGCGAGATGCGGTGCACCTGCCGTTCGATCATGCCGGGCTCAGTGCACAACTGGCCGAACGTGGCCGCGACAGCCTGCTGCTGCACAGCGCAGCCACCGACCGGAACAGCTACCTGCAACGCCCGGATCTGGGGCGAAAGCTGAGTGATGCCTCGGCGCAAACCCTGCGCGACCATGCGCAGGCCCATCCGGGCGGCGTGGATCTGGCGATTGTGGTGGCCGACGGTCTGTCGGCCTTGGCCGTTCATCGCCATACGCTGCCGTTTCTAACGCGCATGGAAGAGCAAATCGCGACCGAAGGCTGGTCGGTTTCACCCGTGGTGCTGGTGGAACAGGGCCGGGTGGCGGTGGCCGACGAGATTGGCGAACTGTTGGGCGCGAAGATGGTGGTGATCCTGATCGGCGAACGTCCAGGACTCAGCTCACCAGACAGCCTGGGATTATATTTCACCTACAATCCTAAGGTGGGCCTGACCGATGCCTATCGCAACTGCATCTCCAATGTGCGCCTCGAAGGCCTGAGTTATGGCATGGCGGCACACCGTTTGCTGTATTTGATGCGCGAGGCCTGTCGGCGACAGCTGTCAGGGGTCAATCTGAAGGACGAAGCGCAGATTCAGACGTTGGAATCGGAAGCAGGTACGGATATGAAAGGAAATTTCCTACTCGGTCCGCCGGATGCCTGA
- a CDS encoding N-acetyltransferase: MRIIQATLEHLDLLTPLFVKYREFYGSLPYPDSSRAFLEKRLRRKESVIYLALADDDSNKLLGFCQLYPSFSSLSLKRVWILNDIYVAEDARRQLVADNLMRTAKKMAKQTNAVRMRVSTSSNNEVAQKTYQSMGFKEDTEFRNYVLPISEEL; this comes from the coding sequence ATGCGCATTATTCAAGCGACCCTCGAACACCTGGACCTCCTGACTCCATTGTTCGTCAAATACCGCGAGTTTTATGGCTCCCTGCCATATCCCGACTCGTCCCGGGCATTCCTTGAAAAACGCCTGCGTCGCAAGGAGTCGGTGATCTACCTGGCGCTGGCCGATGACGACAGCAACAAACTGCTGGGTTTCTGTCAGCTATACCCGAGCTTTTCCTCGCTTTCGCTTAAACGTGTGTGGATCCTCAATGACATCTACGTCGCCGAAGACGCCCGCCGGCAACTGGTGGCCGACAACCTGATGCGCACCGCGAAAAAGATGGCCAAGCAAACCAATGCCGTACGCATGCGCGTTTCCACCAGCAGCAACAACGAAGTGGCACAGAAGACTTATCAGTCAATGGGATTCAAGGAAGACACCGAGTTCAGGAACTACGTGTTGCCGATCAGCGAGGAGCTCTGA
- a CDS encoding DedA family protein: MDFNPIDLILHLDVYLDMLVNNYGPWIYAILFLVIFCETGLVVMPFLPGDSLLFIAGAVAAGGGMDPVLLGGLLMLAAILGDSTNYIIGRTAGEKLFSNPNSKIFRRDYLQQTHDFYDKHGGKTVTLARFLPIIRTFAPFVAGVARMPYPRFFGFSVLGTILWVGGLVTLGYFFGNVPFIKKNLSLLVVGIILLSLVPMIIGVVRSRFGGSSSKAETR, from the coding sequence ATGGATTTCAACCCGATCGACCTTATCCTGCATCTCGACGTCTACCTCGACATGCTGGTGAACAACTACGGGCCATGGATCTACGCCATCCTGTTTCTGGTGATTTTCTGCGAAACCGGTCTGGTGGTTATGCCATTCCTGCCCGGCGATTCCCTGCTGTTCATTGCCGGTGCCGTAGCGGCCGGTGGCGGCATGGACCCGGTACTGCTTGGCGGCCTGTTGATGCTGGCGGCCATTCTTGGCGACAGCACCAACTACATAATCGGACGAACGGCGGGCGAGAAACTCTTCAGCAATCCGAACTCGAAAATCTTCCGCCGCGACTACCTGCAACAGACCCACGACTTCTACGACAAGCACGGCGGCAAAACCGTGACCCTGGCGCGCTTCCTGCCGATCATCCGCACCTTCGCACCGTTCGTCGCTGGTGTTGCACGGATGCCTTACCCGCGCTTCTTCGGTTTCAGCGTTCTGGGCACCATTTTGTGGGTCGGCGGCCTGGTCACTCTGGGTTACTTCTTCGGCAACGTACCGTTCATCAAGAAAAACCTGTCGCTGCTGGTGGTGGGTATCATCCTGCTGTCGCTGGTGCCGATGATCATCGGTGTCGTACGCAGCCGCTTCGGCGGGTCGAGCTCCAAAGCCGAAACCCGCTGA
- a CDS encoding zinc-dependent peptidase: MWSLSAWRRRRTLARHPIADDMWQRVRHHLSFLDGISAAEDQWLREASVLFLQDKHLTALPGVELHQEQRLLLAAQAQLPLLNLGDLNWYQGFHEIVLYPDDFLSPQRHRDASGVEHEWDGEHSGEAWQQGPIILAWPGVMASGGWEGYNLVIHELAHKLDMLNGDANGLPPLHPDMRVSDWANVMQQAYDDLNQQLDRHPHVETAIDPYAAENPAEFFAVTSEYFFSAPDLLHESYPQVYAQLKLFYRQDPLARLKQLQAHDPVYPAQD, translated from the coding sequence ATGTGGTCCCTGAGCGCCTGGCGTCGCCGGCGCACGCTGGCCAGGCACCCGATTGCCGATGACATGTGGCAACGGGTGCGCCACCACCTGAGTTTCCTCGACGGCATCAGCGCCGCCGAGGATCAGTGGCTACGCGAAGCCAGCGTGCTGTTCCTGCAAGACAAACACCTGACCGCCTTGCCCGGCGTTGAACTCCACCAGGAGCAACGTCTGCTGCTCGCGGCCCAGGCGCAACTGCCGTTGCTGAACCTGGGCGACCTGAACTGGTATCAGGGCTTCCATGAAATCGTCCTGTACCCCGACGACTTCCTCAGTCCCCAGCGCCATCGTGACGCCAGCGGCGTCGAACACGAGTGGGACGGCGAACACAGCGGCGAGGCCTGGCAGCAAGGCCCAATCATCCTCGCCTGGCCCGGCGTAATGGCCAGCGGTGGCTGGGAGGGCTATAACCTGGTCATCCACGAACTGGCGCACAAGCTCGACATGCTCAACGGCGACGCCAACGGCCTGCCGCCGCTGCACCCGGACATGCGCGTCAGCGACTGGGCCAACGTCATGCAACAGGCCTACGACGACCTCAACCAGCAGCTGGACCGCCACCCGCACGTCGAGACCGCCATCGATCCGTACGCCGCCGAAAACCCGGCAGAATTCTTCGCCGTCACCAGTGAATACTTCTTCAGCGCCCCGGATTTGCTGCACGAGAGTTATCCACAGGTCTATGCGCAGCTGAAGCTGTTCTACCGCCAGGATCCGTTGGCGCGCCTTAAGCAACTTCAGGCGCACGACCCGGTCTATCCGGCTCAGGACTAA
- the ppa gene encoding inorganic diphosphatase has protein sequence MSYSKIPAGKDLPNDIYVAIEIPANHAPIKYEIDKDSDCLFVDRFMATPMFYPANYGFIPNTLADDGDPLDVLVVTPYPVAPGSVIRARPVGILNMTDDGGGDAKVIAVPHDKLSQLYVDVKEYTDLPPLLLEQIKHFFENYKDLEKGKWVKIEGWGDAEAARAEIMKSVAAYKG, from the coding sequence ATGAGCTACAGCAAGATTCCGGCTGGCAAAGACCTGCCGAACGACATCTACGTCGCGATCGAGATTCCGGCCAACCACGCGCCGATCAAATACGAAATCGACAAAGACAGCGACTGCCTGTTCGTTGACCGTTTCATGGCCACCCCGATGTTCTACCCGGCCAACTACGGTTTCATCCCGAACACCCTGGCTGACGACGGTGATCCCCTCGACGTGCTGGTCGTGACCCCTTACCCGGTTGCTCCAGGTTCGGTCATCCGCGCCCGTCCGGTCGGCATCCTGAACATGACCGACGACGGCGGCGGCGATGCCAAAGTCATCGCAGTCCCACACGACAAGCTGTCCCAGCTGTACGTCGACGTGAAGGAATATACCGATCTGCCGCCGCTGCTGCTGGAACAGATCAAGCACTTCTTCGAGAACTACAAAGACCTCGAAAAAGGCAAATGGGTGAAGATCGAAGGTTGGGGCGACGCAGAAGCGGCCCGCGCCGAGATCATGAAGTCGGTTGCTGCCTACAAAGGCTAA
- a CDS encoding helix-turn-helix transcriptional regulator — translation MKKNTSGPRFKALLKKANITTTEFAVFWSTEAQNIHNWYTRGVPAYRMEEVARILSVNSHWLKTGEGPKDASTLRVLDQAGNTFDAQAIRGVYTVIEAIDVELPCYKETAIPGTNKTHVVKDPEHSIRLPRSHLESLEIKPADAICIHMIGNSMSERIEDGSTLAIDRGLTQIIDGEIYAIEHDGMLRIKYLHRMPGNALRLRSHNKAEYPDEIFRAEQIEEQSIQVLGWVFWWSTLNKRRPQVPFLS, via the coding sequence ATGAAAAAGAACACTAGCGGCCCTCGGTTCAAAGCACTCCTGAAAAAAGCGAATATCACAACAACGGAATTCGCCGTTTTCTGGAGCACGGAAGCTCAAAATATCCACAACTGGTACACCCGTGGTGTGCCCGCCTACCGCATGGAAGAAGTGGCCAGAATACTGTCCGTCAACAGCCACTGGCTGAAGACCGGTGAGGGCCCGAAAGACGCCTCTACCCTGCGGGTACTCGACCAGGCAGGCAACACCTTCGACGCTCAGGCCATCCGCGGCGTCTACACCGTCATCGAAGCCATCGACGTTGAACTGCCGTGCTACAAGGAAACAGCAATCCCCGGCACCAACAAAACCCACGTCGTCAAAGACCCTGAACACTCCATCCGCCTGCCCCGCAGCCACCTCGAATCCCTGGAAATCAAACCCGCCGACGCCATCTGCATCCATATGATTGGCAACAGCATGTCCGAAAGAATTGAAGACGGCTCAACCCTGGCGATCGATCGCGGACTTACGCAAATTATCGATGGCGAGATTTACGCCATCGAACATGACGGGATGCTGCGAATAAAATACCTGCACCGCATGCCCGGCAATGCACTGCGATTGCGCAGCCACAATAAAGCCGAATACCCCGATGAAATATTCAGGGCCGAACAGATTGAAGAACAGAGCATCCAGGTATTGGGCTGGGTGTTCTGGTGGTCAACCCTGAACAAACGCAGACCGCAGGTGCCGTTTTTGTCGTGA
- a CDS encoding type II toxin-antitoxin system RelB/DinJ family antitoxin, which yields MASINIRIDDELKQRSFAELEKLGVTPSELLRQTLQYVAERGKRPFETALAPIAVVTERLATPQRVKVTLDDL from the coding sequence ATGGCTTCCATCAACATCCGCATTGACGATGAGTTGAAACAGCGCTCATTCGCGGAGCTGGAAAAGCTCGGGGTGACCCCTTCCGAGCTCCTGCGCCAAACCCTTCAATACGTCGCCGAACGCGGTAAGCGGCCTTTCGAGACCGCATTAGCACCTATTGCAGTGGTCACAGAACGTCTTGCCACGCCCCAGCGAGTGAAGGTAACCCTGGATGACCTATAG
- a CDS encoding restriction endonuclease, which produces MSVPTYDQFIEPILRFLATKPDGAPARDAYEAAAKMLYLSTEQREALIASGQATYKNRAGWAHDRLKRAGLSSSAKRGYWKLTDAGVDYGKEHPAPLLADEVEHLAIGYMNVKLKVAPDAAPLDDEISVEPDVTSATASPDDRLEQALQELRDATAADLLDNLLQVSPNRFEVIVLDVLHRLGYGANRNDLQRVGGTGDAGIDGIISLDKLGLEKVYVQAKRWQNTVGRPELQAFYGALAGQKAKRGVFITTSGFTAHAVGFAKSVDGIVLVDGTRLVHLMMDHEVGVTSRLLRLPALDRDYFDEE; this is translated from the coding sequence ATGTCCGTTCCAACTTACGATCAGTTCATCGAGCCTATCCTGCGCTTTCTCGCCACGAAACCTGATGGTGCTCCCGCTCGAGATGCCTATGAAGCTGCAGCAAAAATGTTGTATCTGTCCACAGAGCAACGTGAAGCGCTGATCGCCAGTGGGCAGGCCACCTATAAAAACAGAGCAGGCTGGGCGCACGACCGGCTCAAGCGTGCCGGCCTTTCCAGCAGTGCCAAACGCGGATATTGGAAATTGACTGACGCGGGTGTGGACTATGGCAAGGAACATCCAGCCCCTCTGCTGGCCGATGAAGTGGAACATTTAGCCATTGGCTATATGAATGTGAAGCTAAAGGTTGCTCCTGACGCTGCACCACTTGATGACGAGATATCTGTTGAACCTGACGTCACTTCCGCCACCGCCAGCCCCGATGATCGACTTGAACAAGCCCTCCAGGAACTGCGCGACGCTACAGCGGCCGACCTTTTGGATAACTTGTTACAGGTCAGCCCCAACCGTTTCGAAGTGATCGTATTGGATGTGCTTCATCGCCTTGGATATGGCGCAAATCGCAATGACTTGCAGCGTGTCGGCGGCACAGGGGATGCGGGAATCGATGGCATCATCTCCCTTGATAAGCTGGGGTTAGAGAAAGTTTATGTCCAAGCCAAGCGCTGGCAGAACACAGTGGGGCGTCCTGAGCTTCAAGCATTCTACGGGGCACTCGCCGGGCAAAAGGCTAAACGTGGAGTTTTCATCACAACCTCCGGTTTCACGGCACACGCCGTCGGCTTTGCTAAATCGGTGGACGGGATTGTGTTGGTGGATGGCACACGACTGGTGCATCTGATGATGGATCATGAGGTGGGCGTTACATCGCGACTGTTGCGGTTGCCGGCGCTGGATCGTGATTATTTTGACGAAGAGTGA
- a CDS encoding DUF4433 domain-containing protein: protein MPDVRNIKEQKLLYHLTSVENLDGIFQGGLKPRAELTGFKDVADSEILKKRKALELDSYVPFHWFAANPFDGSVQRNNPDLNFVLISVYRSIAKQNGWKVIPRHPLANDSIQLLDYDEGFEAIEWEIMNSREYHDAHCKSICMAECLAPGVVKPNDFFKIFTPNEQVEALCVAKMREAGVNVLTGSNQRMFYQ, encoded by the coding sequence ATGCCAGACGTCAGAAATATCAAGGAACAAAAACTTCTATACCACCTCACTTCAGTTGAAAACCTGGATGGCATTTTTCAAGGAGGCCTAAAGCCCCGCGCTGAACTCACCGGCTTCAAAGATGTAGCTGACAGTGAGATTCTGAAGAAGCGCAAAGCCCTTGAGCTTGACAGCTATGTGCCTTTTCACTGGTTCGCTGCAAATCCATTTGACGGAAGCGTGCAACGTAACAACCCTGATCTGAATTTCGTCCTGATCTCCGTTTACAGGTCTATTGCGAAACAAAACGGTTGGAAAGTCATTCCTCGCCACCCCCTGGCAAACGATTCAATCCAGTTACTCGATTACGACGAAGGTTTCGAAGCTATCGAGTGGGAGATCATGAACAGCCGGGAGTATCACGACGCGCACTGCAAAAGCATCTGCATGGCGGAATGCTTGGCACCTGGTGTTGTGAAGCCGAACGACTTCTTTAAAATCTTCACGCCTAACGAGCAGGTCGAAGCACTCTGCGTGGCTAAAATGCGCGAGGCCGGTGTTAATGTACTCACCGGCTCGAATCAGAGAATGTTTTATCAATGA
- a CDS encoding DUF4433 domain-containing protein, giving the protein MNYTSLNPEKALIWRIIHRDNLLWILDNGLHCASSDVQAPQYVNIGNADLIDKRRNRCVPIAPAGVLADYVPFYFTPFSVMMKNIHSGWSVQQRSNDEIVILVSSLYRVEQLGLPFVFTNAHAYPDWTDYYSDLANLGEVDWSILQRRDFKRDSDDPRKMERYQAEALIHHHLPITGLLGIMCYNDAVKERIEQDVAARGLALSVHARPGWYFQ; this is encoded by the coding sequence ATGAACTACACCAGTCTGAATCCAGAGAAGGCTCTGATTTGGCGTATCATCCACCGCGATAACCTGCTTTGGATTCTGGACAATGGCCTGCATTGCGCCAGCTCGGACGTGCAGGCACCGCAGTACGTGAATATTGGCAACGCTGACTTGATCGACAAGCGTCGCAATCGCTGTGTTCCTATTGCTCCAGCGGGCGTATTGGCCGACTACGTACCCTTCTATTTCACTCCCTTCTCTGTGATGATGAAAAATATTCATTCTGGATGGAGTGTTCAGCAGCGCAGCAACGACGAGATCGTGATTCTGGTCTCCAGCCTGTACCGCGTCGAACAGCTTGGCCTACCGTTTGTCTTCACAAACGCACATGCCTACCCGGATTGGACAGACTATTACAGCGATCTGGCGAATCTCGGAGAGGTCGATTGGTCTATTCTTCAACGACGCGACTTCAAACGTGACTCTGATGACCCTCGAAAGATGGAGCGTTATCAGGCCGAAGCGCTGATTCACCATCACCTACCGATTACAGGACTCCTTGGCATCATGTGTTACAACGATGCAGTGAAAGAGCGCATAGAGCAGGACGTGGCCGCTAGAGGCTTAGCGTTGTCTGTTCATGCACGTCCGGGATGGTATTTCCAATGA
- a CDS encoding macro domain-containing protein, with the protein MIRFTQGNLLEAKTEALVNTVNTVGVMGKGIALMFKERFAENYRIYSAACKAGEVETGKVHVTAANELDGPRWIVNFPTKRHWRSPSQMAWITEGLHDLRRFLIENNVKSVAVPPLGAGNGGLKWPEVREQIVNVLSDLDVDVLVFEPSNQYLNVAKRSGVEQLTPARALIAELVRRYWVLGMECSLLEIQKLAWFLERAIEKLPNATNPLDLKFVAHKYGPYANRLEHLLNNLDGSYLHCDKRISDAGISDVIWFDQERKAFLQTYLKTEAKEYSQALERTAKLIDGFESPFGMELLATVDWLLSQEGISPTVPAVREALKHWDGGAGAAARKSRLFDDSALDIALKRLTSSSFRPEVAAC; encoded by the coding sequence ATGATCAGATTTACCCAAGGCAACCTTCTGGAAGCCAAAACCGAAGCCCTCGTCAACACGGTGAATACCGTAGGCGTGATGGGCAAAGGTATCGCGCTGATGTTCAAAGAGCGCTTCGCGGAGAATTACCGTATCTATTCGGCAGCCTGCAAGGCTGGTGAGGTGGAGACAGGCAAGGTTCACGTAACGGCAGCCAACGAGCTCGACGGTCCTCGCTGGATCGTAAACTTTCCTACCAAACGTCACTGGCGATCGCCATCGCAGATGGCATGGATAACCGAAGGTTTACACGATCTGCGTCGCTTCCTGATTGAAAACAACGTGAAGTCCGTGGCGGTTCCACCGCTAGGTGCCGGGAACGGTGGTTTGAAATGGCCAGAAGTTCGCGAACAGATTGTTAATGTCTTGAGTGATCTAGATGTCGACGTGTTGGTATTTGAGCCGTCCAATCAGTATCTGAACGTCGCCAAACGTAGCGGCGTGGAACAGCTCACCCCTGCTCGCGCACTCATTGCCGAACTGGTTCGGCGTTACTGGGTTTTGGGCATGGAATGTAGCCTGCTTGAGATTCAGAAGCTGGCCTGGTTCCTGGAGCGTGCGATAGAGAAACTGCCGAACGCCACAAACCCGCTGGATCTTAAGTTTGTTGCTCATAAATACGGGCCGTATGCCAATCGATTGGAGCATCTGCTCAATAACCTGGATGGCAGCTACCTGCATTGCGACAAGCGCATCAGCGATGCGGGTATCAGCGATGTGATCTGGTTTGACCAAGAGCGCAAAGCCTTTTTGCAAACCTACCTCAAGACAGAGGCCAAGGAGTATTCACAAGCGTTGGAGCGCACTGCTAAGTTGATCGACGGCTTCGAGTCGCCATTCGGCATGGAGTTGCTGGCGACGGTCGATTGGTTGCTAAGTCAGGAGGGAATATCCCCGACTGTTCCTGCTGTGCGCGAAGCGCTGAAGCACTGGGATGGTGGAGCCGGTGCTGCCGCTCGCAAGAGCAGACTGTTTGACGACTCAGCGCTTGATATTGCTCTCAAACGCCTGACCTCCAGTAGCTTCAGACCTGAAGTGGCAGCCTGTTAA